The genomic region GAGACCTGTGTGCTGGGGCATGGCGCGAAAACGGAGCATGAGTGCGCAAAGCAGATGACTCAGACGGAGCTCTTAGAAGAAGTGCGCGTTTCGCTGGAGCGGTTCCTCAAGTAACATCGATCGTTCAACGAGCAGGAGAAAGTCCCATGGAAACAACATTCATCGCCCCCGACATCGAATGCGAGGGCTGCGCGGCCAGCATCAAAAAAGCGCTGGGACAAGCGCGCGGCGTGGAAACCGTGGACGTCAACATCGAACAGAAATCCGTAATCGTCGGCTTCGACACCGACCAAACCAACGCCGCCGCCCTCGCCGACGTCCTGGACGACATCGGCTTTCCCATCCAGCGCGAATCCGACGTCCGCGCTTAGGTCAATTCTCAA from Capsulimonas corticalis harbors:
- a CDS encoding heavy-metal-associated domain-containing protein, encoding METTFIAPDIECEGCAASIKKALGQARGVETVDVNIEQKSVIVGFDTDQTNAAALADVLDDIGFPIQRESDVRA